A window of the Brassica napus cultivar Da-Ae chromosome C5, Da-Ae, whole genome shotgun sequence genome harbors these coding sequences:
- the LOC106388525 gene encoding LOW QUALITY PROTEIN: alpha-mannosidase I MNS5 (The sequence of the model RefSeq protein was modified relative to this genomic sequence to represent the inferred CDS: deleted 1 base in 1 codon), producing the protein MHISIDFISYFFSCSLAMFRPLHPKHVYICFLISFAFFIDPSSQHVDDVKKQQMREKVREMFYHAYDNYMTYAFPHDELKPITKSFTDSLSELGNLKLEHLPTDYNGSAVTLVESLSSLAIFGNKTEFEKGVLWLSENLKFDVDVRVNLFECNIRLLGGLISAHLLAIDPTNRLIQGSYDNQLLRLAEDLGKRFLPAFETPTGIPYAWINFKKGVMENETTETSTSGCGSLILEMGALSRLTGDPRFESAALRTLRQLWRMRSSLDLLGTTLDVVTGEWLEYSSGIGAGVDSFYEYLMKAYILFGKEDYWRMFRSAYLASQKYFRYGPWYHEANMWSGKPTYWQLTSLQAFWPGLQVLVGDVAAANSSHREFFHAWEKFGVIPERYLLDHQMIHPTERYYPLRPELAESTFYLYQATKDPWYLDVGEAMVKSLNRYTKVAGGFASVRDVTTMQLEDHQHSFFLAETCKYLYLLFDDSFVAKRNYIFTTEGHPLQVMSSWHDKLPESYFSGNWTFSKSGAWESGASAMSMKVCPSIAPNSRLHEQHRESVCHVPDQKIDHKCWSNRDCGVDATTCRQRSCSEVGFCGLWNPL; encoded by the exons ATGCACATCTCCATCGATTTCATTAGCTACTTCTTCTCCTGTAGCCTG GCCATGTTTCGTCCTCTCCATCCCAAGCATGTATACATATGCTTCCTTATCTCCTTCGCATTCTTCATCGACCCCTCCTCGCAGCATGTCGACGACGTCAAGAAGCAACAAATGCGAGAGAAAGTCCGCGAGAT GTTCTATCATGCGTATGACAACTACATGACTTACGCATTTCCG CATGATGAGTTAAAGCCAATTACAAAAAGTTTCACCGACTCCCTCAGTGAGCTTGGAAATCTCAAG CTTGAACACCTGCCGACAGATTATAATGGATCAGCTGTGACACTTGTTGAATCCTTGTCCAG CCTTGCTATATTTGGAAACAAGACAGAGTTTGAAAAGGGGGTTCTCTGGCTCTCTGAAAATCTGAAATTCGATGTAGATGTACGGGTCAACCTTTTTGAG TGCAATATAAGACTTCTTGGAGGACTTATCTCTGCTCATCTTCTTGCAATTGATCCAACTAATAGGTTGATCCAGGGGTCCTACGACAATCAGCTTCTTCGTTTAGCCGAAGACCTTGGAAAACGTTTTTTACCAGCGTTTGAAACACCCACAGGAATACCCTATGCATGGATTAACTTTAAG AAAGGAGTAATGGAGAATGAGACAACTGAAACAAGCACTTCAGGATGTG GTTCTCTTATTCTTGAAATGGGAGCTTTGTCACGGCTCACTGGTGATCCTAGATTTGAATCAGCTGCACTACGTACGCTTCGTCAGCTATGGAGGATGCGCAGTTCGTTAGATCTGCTTGGGACAACATTGGATGTGGTAACTGGGGAATGGCTAGAGTACTCCTCCGGTATTGGAGCTG GGGTTGACTCTTTCTATGAATACCTCATGAAGGCTTATATTCTTTTTGGAAAAGAAGATTACTGGCGAATGTTTCGTTCTGCGTATCTGGCATCTCAGAAGTACTTCAGATATGGGCCTTG GTACCATGAAGCTAATATGTGGAGTGGGAAACCAACTTATTGGCAGCTAACAAGTCTTCAGGCGTTTTGGCCTGGTCTACAG GTTCTTGTTGGGGATGTCGCAGCTGCAAATTCTTCGCACCGGGAGTTTTTCCATGCATGGGAGAAGTTTGGTGTTATACCTGAAAG GTATCTACTGGATCATCAAATGATACATCCTACTGAGAGGTACTATCCACTGCGTCCTGAGTTAGCAGAATCCACGTTCTACCTATACCAAGCTACAAAAg ATCCATGGTACCTAGATGTTGGTGAAGCAATGGTAAAGTCTCTTAATCGGTATACGAAGGTGGCAGGGGGATTTGCAAGTGTTAGAGATGTGACGACCATGCAACTGGAAGATCACCAGCACAGTTTCTTTCTCGCTGAAAC GTGCAAGTACTTATATCTCCTCTTCGATGATTCATTTGTGGcgaaaagaaattatatatttacaaccgAGGGCCATCCTCTTCAGGTTATGAGCTCTTGGCATGATAAACTACCGGAAAGTTATTTCTCTGGCAATTGGACGTTTTCAAAG AGTGGAGCATGGGAAAGTGGAGCAAGTGCAATGTCAATGAAAGTCTGTCCATCGATAGCTCCAAACTCTAGACTTCATGAGCAGCACAGAGAGAGTGTTTGCCATGTTCCTGACCAGAAAATAGATCATAAGTGTTGGAGCAACAGAGATTGTGGAGTCGACGCCACTACTTGTAGACAAAGATCCTGCAGCGAAGTTGGATTCTGCGGCTTGTGGAACCCCTTATAA